A stretch of Kazachstania africana CBS 2517 chromosome 7, complete genome DNA encodes these proteins:
- the LCB4 gene encoding sphinganine kinase LCB4 (similar to Saccharomyces cerevisiae LCB5 (YLR260W) and LCB4 (YOR171C); ancestral locus Anc_6.48): MQLLDSDSSITNNNNYSRGILTDDGILIKSQLSNPFEDDPESMNVRTLVDDTVGSYFCFNTCCFDDSTNDPSRSSLLPINTIIPFHNIINARYLNTASIESDDDDDDDDDPNDQLMNTVSQVYSSTNSLSSGIQKNNYTASDENQNGKKTKTSSSQEQANTIIDISTISLSNSNDKIIEITFISSHNNNLIPKKINVLIDYLPSTSTNIVEQILLKSYPNLGKDRNKSLLIIINPHGGKGKALKLFQEHVEPILKLTFFKFEVKLTEYHRHAMQIARKLDLDKFDTIVCASGDGIPYEVINGLYQRTDRSNAFNKLCVTQLPCGSGNAMSISCHGTGNPSHATLSLLKSQETRIDIMSCSQQKENDCTTNLSFLSQTCGCIAESDINTEFIRWMGPIRFDLGVAYNVFQSKKFPCDIYVKYAVKDKEHLKDFYINNLQDSQGNKKNIKSNVITENDFALKYPLDCPIPHDWEKLDSNVTENLSIFYIGKMPYISNNVNFFPAALPNDGTMDLVVTNTTTPVSRMTSILLSLDKGTHLSQTEVLYSKIVAYKIVPKSPNNKNVFSIDGERFNYEPLQVEIIPGLVKTLLKDGRFKDSNFESM; the protein is encoded by the coding sequence ATGCAGCTGCTCGATTCCGATAGTTCGATTACAAACAATAATAACTATTCTAGAGGTATACTCACAGATGATGGTATATTAATCAAATCACAACTTTCAAATCCTTTTGAAGATGACCCGGAGTCTATGAATGTACGCACCTTAGTAGATGATACTGTCGGTTCATATTTCTGTTTTAATACTTGTTGTTTCGATGATTCAACTAATGATCCTTCCAGATCCTCTCTGCTACCAATAAATACAATAATACCTTTTCATAACATTATTAACGCTAGATATTTAAATACAGCTTCTATTGAATCggatgacgatgatgacgatgatgatgatccAAATGATCAACTAATGAACACAGTCTCACAAGTTTATTCAAGCACAAATTCTCTATCTTCTGGcatacaaaaaaataattatacTGCTAGTGATGAAAATCAAAACGgcaagaaaacaaaaacatcTTCGTCTCAAGAACAAGCTAACACCATTATAGATATAAGCAccatttcattatcaaattcaaatgataaaattattgaaattacgTTTATCTCATCTCataacaataatttgattCCAAAAAAGATCAATGTCCTAATAGATTATTTGCCTTCCACTTCAACAAATATTGTGGAACAAATCTTATTAAAAAGTTATCCAAATTTGGGCAAAGATCGTAATAAATCTTTACTCATAATTATTAATCCCCACGGTGGGAAAGGTAAAGCTCTTAAACTATTTCAAGAACATGTCGaaccaattttaaaattaacctttttcaaatttgaagttaAACTAACTGAATATCATAGACATGCAATGCAAATTGCTCGCAAGTTGGATTTAGACAAATTTGATACCATAGTTTGCGCTTCTGGTGATGGTATACCATATGAAGTAATTAACGGTCTATACCAACGTACAGATCGCTCAAATGCATTCAACAAGCTATGTGTCACCCAGTTACCTTGTGGTTCAGGTAATGCAATGAGTATATCCTGTCACGGAACTGGAAACCCATCGCATGCTACACTTTCATTACTGAAGTCTCAAGAGACAAGAATAGATATAATGAGTTGTTCGcaacaaaaagaaaatgactGCACAACAAATTTATCCTTTCTCAGTCAAACTTGTGGTTGTATTGCTGAATCAGATATAAATACAGAATTCATAAGATGGATGGGACCAATTAGATTTGATTTAGGTGTAGCATACAACGTTTTTCAAAGCAAAAAATTCCCCTGTGATATTTACGTCAAATATGCCGTAAAGGATAAGGAAcatttaaaagatttttatATCAATAACCTTCAGGATTCACAAggtaataaaaaaaatattaaaagcAATGTCATCACCGAAAATGACTTTGCATTAAAATATCCTTTAGATTGTCCAATTCCACATGATTGGGAGAAGCTTGATTCAAATGTTACTGAAAATCTTTCCATCTTTTATATTGGTAAAATGCcttatatttcaaataacgTCAATTTTTTCCCAGCCGCTTTACCAAATGATGGTACAATGGACTTGGTTGTGACAAACACAACTACACCAGTGTCAAGAATGACATccattttattatctttgGATAAAGGTACACATTTATCACAGACTGAAGTTTTATATTCTAAAATTGTTGCATACAAAATTGTGCCTAAATCTCcgaataataaaaatgtctTTTCAATCGATGGTGAAAGATTTAATTATGAACCGTTACAGGTTGAAATCATACCAGGCCTTGTAAaaacattattgaaagatggtCGTTTCAAAGATAGTAACTTTGAATCAATGTAA
- the RRP6 gene encoding exosome nuclease subunit RRP6 (similar to Saccharomyces cerevisiae RRP6 (YOR001W); ancestral locus Anc_6.25) — protein sequence MLLEEQKKLLSDVVNTVRASSTLAAQDVDFYRSLDSEVSHSINEVTDELNDMVNSIILSIDENYETLDEGKEELTESWKSLSNIVDNLFEKSDRSLDILKTGAKKKPTNPPFEYFENATTTENIPQKRINKPQLKFVPPIDNSESHPFIPLLKEKPNALKTIDESTKLINSDENVPEHYAHPYEYEIDNQPYNDSILQVREPIPSKSWSETEGVWVDNVESLNHMLNDIKKYTEIAIDLEHHDYRTYYGIVCLMQISTRETDYLVDTIALRNDLKVLNEVFTDPSVVKVLHGAFMDIIWLQRDLGLYIVSLFDTFHASRALGFPRHSLAYLLEEFANFKTSKKYQLADWRVRPLSKAMTAYARADTHFLLNIYDQLRNRLVETNKLVGVLNESRNVAKRRFEYSKFRPRVPSPNVYSALEKEDPWRTLMFQYNIPSEREDLLKGLFEWRDMIARRDDESPRYIMPNQLMVTLVAYTPTDPAGVISASQVVTDYVRSNSKIIANLIKNALTRAKDQNRQLQFVADNHTRESYRSTDKMTVSQIKETASVFIQIAEKLGTCNNDQQQSKSFARSNYFGSLSKKLDIIEYKNGEKHSVKQQQLVSRFNTYTKQVNELTNVRYELPVHKEPPQLQKDDVEEVKKTIIADSIPAKPEIDLDEVVVLKKVNRQPNKTKLEENEKIDFIDYSKSEKILKGDKQRKKRESKKRQFDPFAASNEGPKAARKRKSGTRGRNLSYK from the coding sequence ATGTTACTAGAGGAGCAAAAAAAGCTACTGTCAGACGTAGTCAATACGGTTAGGGCTTCCTCTACATTAGCTGCTCAGGATGTAGACTTTTATCGCAGTTTGGATTCAGAGGTATCCCATTCGATTAATGAAGTAACAGATGAGCTCAATGATATGGTCAATAGCATTATTTTGTCTATCGATGAAAATTATGAGACATTAGATGAAGGGAAAGAGGAACTCACGGAGTCTTGGAAGAGTTTGAGCAACATTgttgataatttatttgagaAATCAGATCGTTCATTAGATATCTTGAAAACAGGCGCAAAGAAAAAGCCTACTAATCCACCATTTGAGTACTTTGAGAACGCCACAACAACAGAAAATATTCCCCAAAAGCGTATTAATAAACCACAGCTTAAATTTGTTCCACCTATTGATAATAGTGAATCGCACCCTTTCATTCCATTGCTAAAGGAAAAGCCCAATGCATTAAAGACAATCGATGAAAGTACGAAGTTGATAAACTCGGATGAGAATGTTCCAGAGCATTATGCCCATCCATACgaatatgaaattgataatcaGCCATATAATGATTCTATTTTACAGGTGAGAGAACCAATTCCTTCAAAATCCTGGTCAGAAACAGAGGGAGTGTGGGTCGACAACGTCGAATCCTTGAACCACATGTTGaatgatattaaaaaatatactGAAATAGCAATCGATTTAGAACATCATGACTATAGGACATATTATGGTATAGTTTGTCTGATGCAGATTAGCACAAGAGAAACTGATTATCTTGTTGACACCATTGCTCTTCGTAACGATTTAAAGGTCTTGAATGAAGTATTTACCGACCCCTCAGTTGTCAAAGTCTTACATGGTGCTTTCATGGATATTATATGGCTACAAAGAGATTTAGGACTTTACATAGTAAGTTTGTTTGACACTTTTCATGCTTCTAGAGCACTCGGATTTCCTAGACATAGTTTGGCATATTTACTAGAAGAATTTGCCAACTTCAAgacttcaaaaaaatatcagcTAGCAGATTGGAGAGTAAGACCACTTTCGAAGGCCATGACAGCATATGCTAGAGCCGATACACATTTTCTATTAAATATTTACGACCAGCTAAGGAATAGGTTAGTGGAAACCAACAAGCTTGTTGGTGTTTTGAACGAATCTAGAAATGTCGCCAAAAGAAGGTTCGAATATTCCAAGTTCAGACCGAGAGTTCCTTCTCCAAATGTTTATTCTGCTTTGGAAAAGGAGGATCCTTGGAGAACATTAAtgtttcaatataatattcCTTCAGAAAGGGAAGATCTATTGAAAGGCTTATTCGAATGGAGAGATATGATTGCAAGAAGAGATGACGAGTCGCCAAGATACATTATGCCAAACCAATTAATGGTCACTTTGGTTGCCTATACACCAACTGACCCCGCTGGAGTCATTTCAGCCAGCCAGGTAGTAACGGATTATGTGAGATctaattccaaaattataGCAAACTTGATAAAAAATGCTTTAACTCGTGCTAAGGATCAGAATAGGCAGCTGCAATTTGTTGCAGATAATCACACGAGGGAGTCCTACAGAAGCACAGATAAGATGACAGTTTCTCAAATAAAAGAAACAGCTTCCGTATTCATTCAGATTGCTGAAAAGCTTGGTACATGTAACAATGATCAGCAGCAATCTAAATCTTTTGCCAGATCAAACTATTTTGGTAGTCTTTCAAAGAAGCTagatattattgaatataaaaatggtGAAAAGCATAGTGTGAAACAGCAGCAATTAGTTAGCCGCTTCAACACATATACGAAGCAGGTAAACGAATTAACAAACGTTAGATATGAACTGCCGGTTCACAAAGAACCGCCCCAATTGCAAAAAGACGATGTTGaagaagtaaaaaaaaCCATTATTGCTGATAGCATACCAGCTAAGCCTGAGATAGACCTTGATGAAGTTGTTGTGCTAAAGAAGGTGAACAGGCAACCCAATAAGACTAAActagaagaaaatgaaaaaatagaTTTTATAGACTATTCAAAAAGtgaaaagattttgaaaggTGAcaaacaaagaaagaagagagaatcaaagaaaagacaGTTTGATCCATTTGCTGCCAGTAATGAGGGTCCAAAAGCAGctagaaaaagaaaatctgGCACGAGAGGCAGAAATCTCTCTTATAAATGA
- the YPT7 gene encoding Rab family GTPase YPT7 (similar to Saccharomyces cerevisiae YPT7 (YML001W); ancestral locus Anc_6.24), with protein sequence MSSKKKTILKVIILGDSGVGKTSLMHRYVNDKYSQQYKATIGADFLTKEINVDGDRTATMQVWDTAGQERFQSLGVAFYRGADCCVLVYDVTNTKSFENIKSWRDEFLVHANVSSPESFPFVILGNKIDIEETKKVISVKSAQDLAKSLGNIPLFLTSAKSSINVDPAFEEIARSALQQNQNDADAFEEDFNDAINIQLDGEADSCAC encoded by the coding sequence ATGTcttctaaaaaaaaaactattCTAAAGGTTATTATCCTTGGTGATTCAGGTGTGGGAAAGACGTCGCTAATGCATCGCTATGTGAACGACAAATATTCGCAACAATATAAGGCTACTATAGGTGCAGATTTTTTGACGAAAGAGATTAATGTAGATGGTGATAGAACAGCCACAATGCAAGTTTGGGATACAGCAGGCCAAGAGCGTTTCCAATCTTTAGGCGTTGCATTTTACAGAGGTGCCGATTGTTGTGTTCTCGTCTATGACGTTACTAAtacaaaatcttttgaGAATATTAAATCTTGGAGAGATGAGTTTTTAGTTCATGCTAATGTATCCTCTCCAGAATCATTCCCATTTGTTATATTAGGGAACAAAATCGACATAGAAGAAACCAAAAAGGTTATTAGTGTCAAATCTGCTCAAGATCTAGCGAAATCCTTGGGAAATATCCCTCTGTTTTTAACAAGTGCCAAATCATCCATCAATGTGGATCCTGCGTTCGAAGAAATTGCTCGTAGTGCTCTGCAACAAAACCAGAATGATGCAGACGCATTCGAAGAAGATTTCAATGATGCTATAAATATTCAGTTGGATGGTGAGGCCGACTCCTGTGCCTGTTGA
- the IZH2 gene encoding PAQR-type receptor (similar to Saccharomyces cerevisiae IZH2 (YOL002C); ancestral locus Anc_6.27), with product MISSRPKRSTRKVTIDTAFQDVVEQNKGETIRSLEKIIQLYNWNEIPDWQKDNEHIISGYVKETNSFFSCIESLFYLHNESVNVYSHLIPAVCFLMTSLLNKTIVPKFRTTTVLDYLYIDLFFLGAFTCLILSSTFHCFKSHSLRIATFGNKLDYLGIVVLISTSMISLLYYGFYDTPSLFYVFAFITLSFGLACATVSLKDKFRSRECRAYRATLFVCFGLSAVLPVICGLYHYGFYNTWHRIQLKWVLLEGVFYIFGAFLYGIRFPEKYTPGKYDIWGHSHQLFHILVVIAALCHFKALMCSYEHVHMFVIPSMLNILR from the coding sequence ATGATTTCGAGTCGTCCAAAAAGATCGACAAGAAAGGTTACTATTGATACAGCTTTTCAAGATGTCGTTGAACAGAATAAAGGAGAGACAATCAGAAGTCtcgaaaaaattatccaaTTATACAATTGGAATGAGATTCCTGATTGGCAAAAGGACAATGAACATATTATTAGCGGCTATGTGAAAGAGACTAATAGTTTTTTCTCATGCATTGAAAGCCTTTTCTATCTTCATAACGAATCGGTTAATGTTTATTCTCACTTAATTCCAGCAGTATGCTTTCTAATGACTTCGCTACTGAACAAAACCATTGTACCGAAGTTTAGGACTACGACGGTGCTAgattatttatatattgatttgtttttcttaGGTGCATTTACTTGCCTAATATTGAGCAGCACTTTCCATTGTTTTAAAAGTCACTCTCTAAGGATTGCAACATTTGGAAACAAACTGGATTATCTGGGGATAGTCGTTCTGATCAGTACTTCGATGATAAGTCTTCTATACTACGGATTTTATGATACACCCAGTCTATTTTATGTCTTTGCATTTATTACTCTCTCTTTTGGGCTAGCCTGCGCTACTGTCTCATTGAAGGATAAATTCCGCTCAAGAGAATGTAGGGCGTATAGGGCGACCTTGTTTGTTTGCTTTGGTTTGTCAGCAGTGCTTCCGGTCATATGTGGACTATATCATTATGGGTTTTACAATACTTGGCAtagaattcaattaaaaTGGGTTTTACTGGAAGGAGTTTTTTATATCTTTGGTGCATTTTTATATGGTATAAGGTTCCCAGAAAAGTATACGCCAGGTAAATATGATATATGGGGACATTCCCATCAGTTATTCCATATTCTAGTTGTCATTGCTGCTCTTTGTCATTTTAAGGCACTGATGTGTAGCTACGAGCATGTTCACATGTTTGTTATTCCATCAATGCTAAACATATTACGTTAG
- the SWM1 gene encoding Swm1p, translating to MPKYRDSYYQYNHQIHSNHVIYSNWFNDMPIPNPDTNISASNNNNSLTNTDSTSTSNNGNSNLNSKYWDFFDTNALNQDFDLFNNIIVEPNGNLIFNKKNFNSNARVTEPDYNNDDDMNTLSDETDINCNGNNNDPDNSDNDVIVGSLFNIDTIERIKTFISSWEYTNNI from the coding sequence ATGCCGAAATACAGAGATTCTTATTACCAATACAATCATCAAATCCATTCAAACCATGTTATCTACTCAAATTGGTTTAATGATATGCCAATCCCAAATCCTGATACTAACATTTCCGCAtccaataataacaattcTCTGACAAATACAGATAGTACTTcaacttcaaataatgggaattcaaatttaaacaGTAAATATTGGGATTTCTTCGATACAAACGCTTTGaatcaagattttgatctttttaaCAATATTATAGTGGAACCAAATGGTAATttaatattcaataaaaaaaacttCAATAGTAATGCTCGTGTAACTGAACCTGACTATAATAACGACGATGATATGAACACTTTGTCAGATGAAACTGATATAAATTGCAatggtaataataatgatccAGATAACTCAGATAACGATGTCATAGTTGGCTCACTGTTCAACATTGATACCATTGAAAGGATTAAAACTTTTATCAGTTCATGGGAATACACAAATAACATTTAA